The nucleotide window CGACGTGGACCCGAATCGCCAGCAGACCCGCGACCATGTCCGAAAACTCGGGATCTTCTTGTCTGGTCGCCCCGGCGACCAGGGCGAGGAGCGGTCCCGTCAGGTTGATCTCGAGACTCAGGGTGTCGCGCGGCATGAGCGCGAGCTCATCCAGCGGAACGTAGCCGGGATGTTCTTCGAGGATCGGCTCCTGGGCGGCCAGGGTGAAGGCCCCGGTCAGCAGCAGGGCGATGCCGAGGATCGCGATTTTCTTGCCCATGGTCAGATCTCCTCTTCAGCTTCCGGCGGCGGCAAGGCGCGACGCCAGCCCTCTCGCACGGGTGCCACCACCCGTTCCCGAATCACCCCGTCGCGCAGCTCGCGACCGGTCTTCCGCCCGGCCTCGGCGATATAGGCGAAGGCCAATCGGGCCTCGTGCTCGGCGCGCGCCACCTCGACCGCCGTCGGCGTCGCCGGCGGCCGCTCGAGGCCGACCATCAAGGCGAGCAGTGCCGCCAATCCCGCCGCCCAGGGCAACCAAGGCCGAACCTGCGGGGTCGCCCGCGTCACCGGCACCGGCGACGGCACCTGCGTTCGTACCGTCGCCGGTAGGTCGAGCATGGGCAGCCGGCGCAGCTCGCGCTGCAGCTCCCCGGCCAAGGCCACTTCGCGACGACAGCGGCGGCAGCCCACCAGATGGGCCCGCAGCAGCAGCTCCCGGTCGTCGTCGAGCTCACCGTCGACGAATGCCTCGATCTGCTCGTCCCAAGGAGAACAGGTTCCCCCGGATTCATGCGGTGACATCAGCATAGACCTCCCTCAGGCGCTCGCGCAGACGGCGGCGACCGCGGTGGATGTGGACCTTGACGGTGTTCAAGGGCTGGCCGAGGGCGGCACTGATCTCCTGGTAGGACAACCCCTGCACCTCACGCAGAATGACGGCGCTTCGGTAGGGCTCGTCGAGCTCGGCCAAGGCGGTCCGCAGCTCCCGGCGCAGCCCCTTGTTGCGGGTCACCGCTTCGGGATCCGCCTGCGGAGCTCGCAGCCGTTCGCCGCCCTCCTCCGTTTCGAGCGGGACTTTCTCGCCTCCGACCCGACGATGGCGCAGGAGATCGATACAGGCATTGCGAGTCACCCGCAAGATCCAAGGCAAGCGGCCCTGGGGCTCGATCTCGCGGCCCCGTCGCCAGAAGCGCACCAGCACGTCCTGGGTCACCTCTTCGGCCTCCTCACGGCTCGCCAGGGTGTAAAAGGCGAGACTGAACACCCGGCGCCGGTAGTCGTCGTAGACCATGTCCTCGCTCTCGACCATCCCACCGCCAACAACGGGAGCGGTAGCGAAAAGTTACAGCGCGACGGAGGCTTGCGCCACTACCAGACAGCGCCGATAGGTGATGTCGAAGATTTCCGATAGCTGCACAGCTTGACAAGCACCTAATCGCTTCGTAGCCTGTATTCAAGTATTCCTTATCTTCGATTTCTTCAGGAAATCGTCTATCACTCGCGGAGCGCGTGCTCCGTCCCACCTCCCTCGTGGAGTCAACCTCGTTCCAAAGGAGGACAACCCATGCGACTTTCGAATGGCCTCTCGAAAGCGATTCTCGGACTGATCGCCGTCTTGGCCCTGCTCGCCCTGCCGCTGGCGGCCGAGAAGGCACCGGAGGCGGAAACCCCGCCGCCGACGAAGCTCGCCACGCCATCGACTTTTTCCGCCTCCGGCA belongs to Acidobacteriota bacterium and includes:
- a CDS encoding sigma-70 family RNA polymerase sigma factor, coding for MVESEDMVYDDYRRRVFSLAFYTLASREEAEEVTQDVLVRFWRRGREIEPQGRLPWILRVTRNACIDLLRHRRVGGEKVPLETEEGGERLRAPQADPEAVTRNKGLRRELRTALAELDEPYRSAVILREVQGLSYQEISAALGQPLNTVKVHIHRGRRRLRERLREVYADVTA
- a CDS encoding zf-HC2 domain-containing protein, coding for MSPHESGGTCSPWDEQIEAFVDGELDDDRELLLRAHLVGCRRCRREVALAGELQRELRRLPMLDLPATVRTQVPSPVPVTRATPQVRPWLPWAAGLAALLALMVGLERPPATPTAVEVARAEHEARLAFAYIAEAGRKTGRELRDGVIRERVVAPVREGWRRALPPPEAEEEI